The DNA sequence CGGGGAATATGAGGTTTTTGATGTTAATGGTAGATTAAGGGCGAAGGGGGAAGGTGGGAGTTTGATGTTGAGAAAAGGTATATACTTCATACGGATAAAGGGCAAAACATATAAAGTTAAATTATAGAACCCACAACAAAAACCAACCCTCCCCACAAAACAAAGGAGAGTGCAAAGGGTAAAATTAAACCTTCCCTGTAAAACTCATAAGCGCACCATATAAGGGCAAATGGAAGCATAAAAAATTGAACCAAAAGCATCACGGCAAAGAAGGGAGGACTACCTATGCCGGCTATGTTGGTTAGTATCGCAATTATTAAGGCTATATCCAAGGGTAAGAAAAGGTTTCTTTTGGGAAATCCATACTTTAAAAGCCTACCTATGAAGAAATAAATGGGAAAGAAGAGTAGTCCAAAAATCGCAAACATTAAGGCCGGAAGGAATACACTCTTGGATAAAAAGCCAAAGCTCAAAAGGTATAACGACAGAATTGCGGTAAAAACCGCCAGATATTTCATATTATGTCAAATCCCCTTGATGTGCCTATTCTCGTAGCGCCCGCCTTTATCAATTTTAAAGCGAAGGTTTTATCCCTTATCCCTCCGGATGCCTTAATGCCAAGGGAACAGGATTCTTTCATTATCAAGACATCGTATATGGTTGCTCCCCCTTTGGAAAAGCCCGTTGATGTTTTAACAAACTTCGCACCCGCATTTTCGGAAATTTTGCAGGCTATAACCTTTTCATCGTCGGTTAACAATGCGGTTTCTATGATAACCTTTACGGGAACACCGATTGAGACAACTTCCCTTATATCCTCCTCTACCCTTTTATACTCCCCACCCTTTAAAAACCCAATATGTATAACCATATCCAGTTCATCCGCGCCGTCTTTAACGCACCTTTCGCCTTCCTTAACCTTTGCGTAAGTTGTCGTAGCACCGAGGGGAAAACCCACAACGCTAACCACCTTCAAAGAATTGCCCACAATACCCTTTACCAAAGGTACAAAAGATGGATTTACACACACCCCATAAAAGCCGTAATCAAGGCTCCTTCTACAAAAATCTTCAACTTCCTTGGGTGTCGCTTCCGGTCGCAAAATCGTGTTCTCTATGTAAGGCCTTATATCAATATCCTCGGGTGATGAGTTTTCTATTTTTTCGGCTAAGGCCTTTAACCCCTTGAAGTCCATCAGTATATATACCCCCTATAATCCTTTAAGGGCATTAGGTCTTCCAATTCGCGTTGGAGGTTTGTTATGATTTCCATAGCCTCCTGCTGCTGGTACTGGAATAACAGTTGCTGGAATCTTGCCTCAAAATCCTTTTTATCCGGTTTTATCCCGTAGTATTTTATGATGTAATAAACCCCATCACCGTAGTCATAAGGGCCACTCCATTCGTTGGGCTTTATTATTTGTAATGCCCTGTAAAAAACATCCTTGTTTGATATTCCCGGAACAAACATTGTATAACTTGAACTGTCCGCCCTTCCTATGTAAATCCCGAAGGGAAAATCATCTTCCCAATGTGAGAATTGAACCAGTGTGGAATTTAAACTAAAATTCTGAAAATAACAAATAAACAGGAAAATCATGTTAGAAAATCTCATTATAATTGCAGGTCTTGCGCTCCTTTCTTTTATTTCAGGGATGCTTGGTTTAGGTGTTGCTTTCTCAGCTATTCCATTCTTAGGCCTTTTTATGCAAGATCTTGTGCATCAGGTTCAGCCATTAAGTCTTCTTCTTAATGGGGTAACTGCTCTGCTTTCTACTTTTGGATTTGCAAAAAGTGGCTTCGTTGATTGGAAGAAAGCAATTCCTTTAGCCATGATTACCACAGCATCTGCACCAGTTGGAGCTTATATTGTTCAATTTGTTGAACAAAAATATATTTGGCTTATTTATTTTATTGCAGTTTTTTATCTTGCCTACAGATTATTCAAACCAGTAAGAGGCTCAGATGCCAAGGAAAAGTTCAATCTTGCCGCTATTTTAGCTATTCCCATATCTGTTCTTTCGGGTTTTCTTGGAGTAGGTCCAGGCTTTTTACTCATGCCTACACTTATTATTTTAGGTTTTGATGCTAAAAAGGCAGCTGGAATAAATGCTTTTGCAGTATGTCCTCCCTCATTTTCAGCTTTAATACCGCATTTAAAAACTGCCCAATGGAATATGAATCTAACAATTTATTTAGTCTTAGTTGGCGCAATCTTTTCTTTTTTAGGTGCAAGAACAACAAGTCTATTTGTGCCCAGCATAAGGATTAAACAGATTTTTGCCATTTTAATTCTTATTGTAACAGCCTACAAAATAATAACCTTCTTAAAATAGTCTTTCACATTGAAAAATTTTTTGACAAATGAAAATGATTTTCATTAACATAAAATTAAAAAATCATGGAGGTGATAAAATGCCTGGATTTGAAAGAACAGGACAGTTTGGTTAGGGTCCAATGGCAGGCAGAGGAATGGGTTATTGTGGTGGGGGAAGAGGTTCAAGATTTTTTGGACGCTTTGGAGGATTAAGAAGAAGATTTAGGTGGTTCTGGAGAATGCCTTTTTTCGGAAGAACTTCTTCCAGAGAGGTGGTGGATTTACTCAAGGAGGAAGCAGAAATTCTTAAGAGAGAACTTGAATCTGTTCAGAAACGTCTAAGCGAGCTTGAAAAGAATGAAACAAAGTAAACCGGAGGCTTTACCTCCGATTATTCTTATGGAGGAGAGAAAATGAAAAAGATAGCAATTTTAGCCTGTAAGATGATTAGAGAACAAAATTTGTGTCCTGCAGATTCAAAATGTCTTGTTGCTCTGTTAGGTAAAGATGGAGCGTTTGAGCGTT is a window from the Candidatus Kryptobacter tengchongensis genome containing:
- a CDS encoding Por secretion system C-terminal sorting domain-containing protein — translated: GEYEVFDVNGRLRAKGEGGSLMLRKGIYFIRIKGKTYKVKL
- a CDS encoding deoxyribose-phosphate aldolase; translated protein: MDFKGLKALAEKIENSSPEDIDIRPYIENTILRPEATPKEVEDFCRRSLDYGFYGVCVNPSFVPLVKGIVGNSLKVVSVVGFPLGATTTYAKVKEGERCVKDGADELDMVIHIGFLKGGEYKRVEEDIREVVSIGVPVKVIIETALLTDDEKVIACKISENAGAKFVKTSTGFSKGGATIYDVLIMKESCSLGIKASGGIRDKTFALKLIKAGATRIGTSRGFDII